From Pelosinus fermentans DSM 17108, the proteins below share one genomic window:
- a CDS encoding PTS fructose transporter subunit IIC, which produces MSELVMDELKKVKNHLMTGVSYMIPSVVVGGICIAGALATGTPGAKGMEVTSVLANHILNIGVAGFTLMIPILAGYIAYSLAGKPGVVPGMIGGYLANQPIADSPYKAGFLGAIVMGLFAGYIVKWIKGWKVPSYLRPVMPIFVIPILSSLLVGLTYIYLLGQPIASVMGGITDGLKSISQQGAVVIAIITGLMIAFDMGGPVNKTACMFAFGLMAEGVYTVMGPIGIAICTPPLGMGLATLLARRKYSEEELEAGKAALAMGMIGITEGAIPFAAADPLRVLPSIMTGSAVGAVIGALGKVADHAPHGGPIVLPVVDNPLFYILGIVVGTVVTALLVNSLKVDVSKEYARQA; this is translated from the coding sequence ATGAGCGAATTGGTAATGGATGAACTAAAGAAAGTGAAAAACCATCTGATGACAGGGGTTTCCTATATGATTCCATCCGTTGTGGTGGGTGGTATTTGTATTGCCGGAGCGTTAGCAACGGGGACACCGGGAGCCAAAGGTATGGAGGTCACGAGTGTCTTAGCAAATCACATATTGAACATCGGTGTGGCAGGCTTTACCTTGATGATTCCGATTTTGGCGGGCTATATTGCCTATAGCCTTGCGGGGAAGCCGGGAGTTGTCCCCGGAATGATCGGCGGCTATCTGGCAAACCAGCCGATAGCAGACAGTCCGTATAAAGCAGGTTTTCTGGGAGCGATTGTCATGGGGCTATTTGCCGGCTATATCGTGAAATGGATCAAGGGATGGAAGGTTCCTAGTTACTTGCGTCCTGTTATGCCGATTTTTGTGATTCCCATTTTGAGTTCCTTACTCGTCGGTCTTACTTATATTTATTTACTGGGACAACCCATTGCTTCCGTTATGGGCGGAATTACCGATGGATTGAAAAGTATCAGCCAGCAAGGGGCTGTAGTGATTGCTATTATTACTGGTCTTATGATTGCTTTTGATATGGGTGGTCCTGTCAACAAAACTGCCTGCATGTTTGCTTTTGGACTAATGGCAGAAGGGGTGTATACCGTCATGGGACCGATTGGTATTGCCATATGTACGCCTCCCTTAGGGATGGGGCTTGCCACTTTACTAGCGAGAAGGAAATATAGCGAGGAAGAGTTAGAAGCTGGAAAAGCAGCCTTGGCTATGGGGATGATTGGCATTACCGAAGGAGCCATTCCCTTTGCTGCCGCAGATCCCTTGCGAGTGTTGCCTTCTATTATGACCGGATCGGCAGTGGGGGCCGTTATTGGAGCATTAGGTAAGGTAGCAGATCATGCGCCCCATGGTGGTCCGATTGTATTGCCTGTGGTTGATAATCCACTGTTTTATATATTGGGGATTGTTGTCGGGACTGTGGTTACGGCATTGCTGGTGAATTCCTTAAAAGTAGATGTCAGCAAAGAATACGCTAGGCAGGCATGA
- a CDS encoding PTS fructose transporter subunit IIB, with translation MISVCACPTGIAHTYMAQAALEKAAMTRGHDIKIETQGAMGIENELSMQDVAEANVVIFAVGVNVEGEERFHGKPSIMVEVGKAIENPVAVIEKAEKKGEEV, from the coding sequence ATGATTAGTGTATGTGCATGTCCAACGGGGATTGCCCATACGTATATGGCTCAGGCTGCCTTGGAGAAAGCTGCAATGACTAGGGGGCATGATATCAAGATTGAAACCCAAGGAGCGATGGGAATTGAGAATGAGCTGTCAATGCAGGATGTGGCAGAAGCTAATGTTGTTATTTTTGCCGTGGGTGTGAACGTAGAAGGGGAAGAACGGTTTCATGGTAAGCCAAGCATCATGGTGGAAGTTGGCAAGGCGATTGAGAATCCGGTTGCTGTGATCGAGAAAGCAGAAAAGAAGGGGGAAGAGGTATGA
- a CDS encoding PTS sugar transporter subunit IIA: MIIHESLIELNVTSKNKDEIIKTLARKAGELGRVSDVAGYMQAVLAREELFSTAIGYGIAIPHGKSSYVKEPFIAFAKSQEAFSWDSRTDQEVRLIFLIGVPEERANDLHLKILANISRGLMNDSYRERLVQATSAAGIVTIFGEMGL, translated from the coding sequence ATGATCATCCATGAATCACTTATCGAATTAAATGTAACGTCGAAGAACAAAGACGAAATCATTAAAACTTTAGCCCGAAAAGCAGGGGAACTTGGTCGTGTCAGTGATGTTGCAGGCTATATGCAGGCAGTTCTTGCGCGGGAAGAGTTATTTTCTACTGCCATCGGCTATGGTATCGCGATTCCTCATGGCAAAAGCAGCTATGTGAAGGAGCCCTTTATCGCTTTTGCCAAAAGCCAAGAAGCCTTTAGCTGGGATAGCAGGACCGATCAGGAAGTCAGACTTATTTTCCTCATTGGCGTACCAGAGGAGAGAGCGAATGATTTGCATTTGAAAATCTTAGCGAATATCAGTAGGGGTCTGATGAATGATTCTTATAGGGAAAGGTTAGTACAGGCTACAAGTGCAGCAGGAATAGTCACAATATTCGGAGAGATGGGGTTATAG
- a CDS encoding PTS sugar transporter subunit IIA: MIIHESLIELHMKSKSKMEIIETLAHKAKELSCISEVEGYLKDVFALDESLPIAFGYGIAIPYGKGRYVLTPFIAFARSEEAFTWDHRVDHEARLIFLIGIPEEQDDDFDFQMLTHMSGGLTNESFRRRFLQTSDAAEVVELFKEMGL, from the coding sequence ATGATCATTCACGAATCACTTATCGAACTCCATATGAAGTCTAAAAGCAAAATGGAAATTATCGAAACCCTAGCCCATAAGGCGAAGGAGCTTAGTTGTATCAGTGAAGTAGAAGGCTATCTGAAAGATGTCTTTGCTCTGGATGAATCTTTGCCTATTGCCTTCGGCTATGGCATTGCCATTCCCTACGGCAAAGGTCGCTATGTCCTGACTCCTTTCATCGCTTTTGCCAGAAGTGAGGAAGCATTTACTTGGGATCATCGAGTCGATCATGAAGCGAGACTCATTTTTCTTATTGGCATACCAGAAGAGCAGGATGATGATTTCGATTTTCAAATGTTAACCCATATGAGTGGCGGTCTCACGAATGAGTCCTTTAGGAGGCGGTTCCTGCAGACTTCCGATGCAGCGGAAGTGGTGGAACTATTTAAAGAAATGGGACTGTAG
- a CDS encoding Arc family DNA-binding protein produces the protein MPSKMPKFTLRINQESLEKLRYIADNNFRTVNKELEMLIKNHISTYEKEHGTIKVEVP, from the coding sequence GTGCCGTCAAAGATGCCTAAGTTTACACTTCGTATCAATCAAGAAAGTCTAGAAAAACTTCGATATATTGCAGATAATAATTTTCGAACCGTTAACAAAGAATTAGAGATGCTCATCAAGAACCATATTTCTACATATGAAAAAGAGCATGGCACCATTAAAGTTGAAGTACCTTAA
- a CDS encoding MtnX-like HAD-IB family phosphatase — protein MKTFAFVSDFDGTLTEKDFYHIIIDTYLQDWGRPFYEDWKKTKKINVEFLNKILGSIGRNEEEILTEIHRIPLDEYAVDFIRRVQEAGGEFYILSAGTTYYINRLLAHRQIEGVTVISMNGAYKDGGIVVTPDETSPYFSEIFGINKAKVIEELKKEFETVFFAGDSEPDLGAAKEADIAFAKKDLKELLSKEQQEFVPFENFKEIEKYLEDRGWFA, from the coding sequence TTGAAAACATTTGCGTTTGTATCAGATTTTGACGGAACATTAACAGAAAAGGATTTTTACCATATCATTATAGATACCTATTTACAGGATTGGGGAAGACCGTTTTATGAAGATTGGAAAAAAACGAAGAAGATTAATGTAGAGTTTCTAAATAAAATATTGGGATCAATAGGAAGAAATGAGGAAGAGATTCTGACTGAAATTCATCGTATACCTTTGGATGAATATGCGGTAGATTTTATTCGTAGAGTACAAGAGGCAGGCGGGGAATTTTATATCTTAAGCGCTGGTACAACGTATTATATTAATCGATTGCTCGCTCATCGACAGATTGAAGGTGTGACGGTTATTTCCATGAACGGAGCATATAAAGATGGGGGCATTGTAGTGACTCCCGATGAAACGAGTCCTTATTTTTCTGAGATTTTTGGTATTAATAAAGCCAAAGTTATAGAAGAATTGAAAAAAGAGTTTGAAACGGTATTTTTTGCCGGAGACAGCGAGCCAGATTTAGGAGCAGCCAAAGAAGCTGACATTGCTTTTGCCAAAAAGGATTTAAAGGAATTACTTAGTAAGGAACAACAAGAATTTGTCCCTTTTGAAAATTTCAAAGAAATTGAGAAGTATCTGGAGGATAGAGGGTGGTTTGCGTAG
- a CDS encoding restriction endonuclease subunit S, producing MMMKNITLSNVTDEAGLFIDGDWIESKDQDPNGEVRLIQLADIGDGIFLNKSHRFLTKKKALELKCTFLQKGDLLIARMPAPLGRTCIFPGDERECVTVVDIGILRPNSKEISNEYLKYLVNSSDFRNKIISYTTGTTRKRISRSNLDKIHFNLPVYEDQIRIAAVLIQAEKLIVKRKESIKVLDELLKSTFLEMFGDLQKNKSTNVVKTIEEICKFKGGGTPSKAKPEYFTGNIPWVSPKDMKSLYVCSSIDKITQEAIINSSTSLIPKGSVLMVVRSGILKNKLPVAINTVDVTINQDIKAFTSKVVIASYLLYFFISNEKIMLKKVRATTADNFNFDDIKKMKIMIPSLPLQHQFAAIVEKAEVLKAKYTQNLTELENLYSSLSQRAFKGELDLSKVPLEK from the coding sequence ATGATGATGAAAAATATAACATTAAGTAATGTTACTGATGAAGCGGGTTTGTTCATTGATGGTGATTGGATTGAAAGTAAAGACCAAGACCCAAACGGAGAAGTTCGTCTCATTCAATTGGCAGATATTGGGGATGGGATATTTTTAAATAAATCACATCGATTTTTAACAAAGAAAAAGGCACTCGAACTTAAGTGTACATTTTTGCAAAAAGGAGATCTATTAATTGCACGAATGCCAGCCCCTCTTGGAAGAACATGTATTTTCCCTGGAGATGAAAGGGAGTGTGTTACGGTTGTCGATATTGGTATATTGAGACCTAATTCAAAAGAAATTTCAAACGAGTATCTAAAATACCTTGTTAATAGTTCTGATTTTCGAAATAAAATAATCTCCTATACGACAGGTACTACGCGTAAGAGAATTTCTAGAAGTAATTTGGATAAAATACACTTTAATTTGCCAGTATATGAGGATCAAATTCGCATTGCTGCCGTTCTTATCCAAGCGGAAAAGCTGATTGTCAAACGCAAAGAGAGCATCAAGGTGTTGGATGAGCTATTGAAAAGTACTTTTCTGGAGATGTTTGGTGACCTCCAAAAAAACAAATCTACAAATGTAGTAAAGACAATCGAAGAAATATGTAAATTTAAGGGTGGAGGTACTCCTAGTAAAGCAAAACCAGAATATTTTACAGGAAATATTCCATGGGTATCGCCAAAAGATATGAAATCACTTTATGTGTGCAGTTCTATCGATAAGATTACTCAAGAAGCAATAATAAATAGTTCTACTAGTCTTATACCAAAGGGCTCTGTTTTGATGGTTGTCAGGAGTGGGATTTTAAAAAATAAACTTCCAGTTGCAATTAATACTGTTGATGTAACCATTAATCAAGATATCAAAGCATTTACTTCTAAAGTTGTTATAGCTTCATATTTGTTATATTTCTTTATTAGCAATGAAAAAATAATGCTCAAGAAGGTAAGAGCAACAACAGCAGATAACTTTAATTTTGACGATATTAAAAAGATGAAAATTATGATTCCTTCGCTCCCACTCCAACATCAATTCGCCGCGATCGTTGAAAAAGCCGAAGTACTCAAAGCAAAATACACCCAAAACCTCACCGAATTGGAAAACCTCTACAGCTCCCTCAGTCAACGGGCATTCAAGGGAGAATTGGATTTGAGTAAGGTTCCGCTGGAAAAATAA
- a CDS encoding type I restriction-modification system subunit M: MLQNNAALKSKINQLWDKFWSGGISNPLTAIEQITYLLFMKQLDDLDLKRIADADFTGEKYTSKFDGKIKLSGTEQKVDKQTLRWSHFKQMPAEEMLSHVQMKVFPFLKMLNGDESPFTHHMQNAVFIIPKPALLVEAISTIEEIFAEIEKDANEGGQAFQDLQGDVYEMLLSEIASAGKNGQFRTPRHIIKLIAELVEPKLGNLIADPACGTGGFLLGAYQYMVTQLDKNKKNIQPDEDGFIRNSVSGLLNKKVSDILNDSLYGYDIDVTMVRLGLMNLMMHGVDTPHIDYKDTLSKGFTESNKYQIIMANPPFTGSIDKGDINEAFKLGTTKTELLFVENIYNLLKMGGTAGVIVPQGVLFGSGKAFVEARKILVEKCELKAVIAMPSGVFKPYAGVSTAILIFTKGGETEKVWFYDMQSDGYSLDDKRTKQEGYGDLQDIVAQFKKRDQRKESDRKEKFFFVLKGEIVTENYDLSMSKYKEDVFEEVVYEKPDVILAKLKTMEGEINQELAELEGMLE, from the coding sequence TTGTTACAAAATAACGCAGCACTTAAAAGTAAAATTAATCAACTATGGGATAAATTTTGGAGCGGTGGTATTTCCAATCCTCTCACCGCCATTGAACAAATTACCTATCTCCTATTTATGAAGCAACTGGATGATCTTGATCTGAAACGAATAGCGGATGCTGACTTCACAGGTGAAAAGTACACCTCTAAGTTTGATGGAAAGATTAAGCTTTCCGGTACCGAACAAAAAGTAGATAAACAGACTCTTCGTTGGAGTCATTTTAAACAAATGCCAGCCGAAGAAATGCTTTCTCATGTGCAGATGAAAGTATTCCCCTTCCTGAAAATGCTTAATGGAGATGAATCGCCCTTTACTCATCATATGCAGAATGCGGTTTTTATTATCCCTAAGCCTGCCTTGTTGGTAGAAGCCATATCTACCATCGAAGAGATATTTGCGGAGATTGAAAAAGATGCCAACGAAGGCGGACAGGCATTTCAGGACCTTCAAGGGGATGTCTATGAAATGCTTCTCTCCGAAATTGCCTCAGCAGGCAAAAATGGACAGTTTAGAACACCTAGGCATATCATCAAGCTTATTGCAGAACTGGTAGAGCCGAAATTGGGCAACCTGATCGCTGATCCCGCCTGCGGAACGGGCGGCTTTTTATTGGGTGCTTATCAGTATATGGTGACCCAGCTTGATAAAAACAAGAAGAATATTCAGCCCGACGAAGATGGTTTTATTCGCAATTCGGTGAGCGGTCTCTTGAATAAAAAGGTGAGTGATATTCTTAATGACAGCTTGTATGGCTATGATATCGATGTGACCATGGTGCGATTGGGTCTGATGAACTTGATGATGCACGGCGTGGACACTCCCCATATTGATTACAAAGATACTTTGAGTAAAGGCTTTACCGAGTCCAATAAATATCAAATTATTATGGCGAATCCACCCTTTACTGGCAGTATCGACAAAGGGGATATCAATGAAGCTTTCAAACTCGGAACCACCAAAACTGAACTTTTGTTTGTAGAAAATATTTATAATTTGCTTAAAATGGGTGGCACTGCAGGTGTGATTGTGCCCCAGGGCGTTTTATTCGGCAGCGGTAAAGCTTTTGTCGAAGCAAGAAAAATACTTGTTGAGAAATGTGAACTTAAGGCTGTTATTGCTATGCCTAGTGGAGTATTTAAACCGTACGCCGGAGTCAGTACTGCTATTTTAATCTTTACTAAAGGTGGCGAAACGGAGAAGGTCTGGTTTTACGATATGCAAAGCGACGGTTATAGCCTTGACGACAAACGGACAAAACAGGAAGGGTATGGCGATCTACAGGATATTGTAGCGCAGTTTAAAAAGCGGGATCAGAGGAAAGAAAGTGATCGCAAAGAGAAGTTTTTCTTTGTGCTTAAAGGTGAGATTGTTACAGAAAACTATGATCTCTCGATGAGTAAGTATAAAGAGGATGTATTTGAAGAGGTTGTATATGAGAAACCAGATGTGATTCTTGCCAAGCTTAAGACGATGGAGGGTGAGATTAATCAGGAGTTGGCTGAGCTTGAAGGTATGCTAGAATGA
- a CDS encoding DEAD/DEAH box helicase family protein gives MKTEAETRKELIDAKLYTAGWDVNNFTQVSKEFDISVPLPEGVAEARTPYEGHQYSDYVLLGRDAKPLAVVEAKKTSKDPGIGREQAKQYCYNIQKQRGGKLPFCFYTNGLEIYFWDLENYPPRKILGYPTRDDLERFQYIREHRKPLADELINTEIAGRDYQIRAIRSIMEGIERKQRNFLLVMATGTGKTRTCIALVDALMRAGHAQRVLFLVDRIALRQQGLEAFNEHLPNEPRWPKDGEKLIAKDRRIYISTYPTMLNIIREEENTLSPHFFDLIVIDESHRSIYNTYGEVLDYFKAISLGLTATPTDIIDHNTFKLFNCENGLPTFAYTYEEAVNNIPPYLCNFQVMKIHTKFQDEGISKRTISLEDQKRLILEGKEIEEINFEGSELERTVINKGTNALIVKEFMEESIKDTNGVLPGKTIFFCFSKSHARRIEQIFDSLYPEYNGELAKVLISEDSRVYGKGGLLDQFKNNDMPRIALSVDMLDTGIDIRELVNLVFAKPVYSYTKFWQMIGRGTRLLEPHKIKPWCTVKDKFLILDCWDNFAYFKLNPKGKEATVQIPLPVRFIGIRLDKIEKAIDTHNHAIAEKEISKLRKQIQELPQNSVVIQESATELQKLEDDNFWTRLTHDKIEFLRVTIKPLFRTVSQTDFKAMRFQKDLLEASLAKLADKKEKFETLKDNIVELIGELPLSVNIVAREESIIKLAQTNHYWARATDETFDELAEKLSTLMKYRDGDIQSLGPAKFDFTDLLKTKEMVEFGPEHSAVSVSKYREMVEKLITELTERNPILQKIKEGKEITEDEAQELAAMLHDEHPHITEDLLKNVYKNRKAKFIQFIRHILGLEVLESFPETVTRAFEQFILSHTNLSSRQLDFLNLLKEFIMEKETVQKRDLIESPFTVLHPQGIRGLFTPAEINEILELTKKVAA, from the coding sequence ATGAAAACGGAAGCAGAAACACGAAAAGAACTAATTGATGCAAAACTATATACAGCAGGTTGGGATGTCAATAATTTTACTCAGGTTTCTAAAGAATTTGATATTTCTGTGCCCCTCCCAGAGGGTGTGGCAGAGGCGCGAACTCCTTATGAAGGTCATCAATATAGTGATTATGTTTTATTGGGTAGAGATGCAAAGCCTCTTGCAGTTGTCGAGGCGAAAAAGACTTCTAAAGATCCTGGAATTGGCCGGGAACAGGCAAAACAGTATTGCTATAATATTCAAAAACAACGTGGTGGCAAACTTCCTTTCTGCTTTTATACGAACGGTCTCGAAATTTACTTCTGGGACTTAGAGAATTATCCCCCTCGAAAGATACTAGGTTATCCAACACGAGATGATTTAGAACGGTTTCAATATATTCGAGAACATAGAAAACCTCTGGCTGATGAATTAATAAATACAGAAATTGCGGGTAGGGACTATCAGATACGAGCAATCCGTTCGATTATGGAGGGAATTGAAAGGAAACAACGAAACTTTCTTCTAGTGATGGCCACAGGGACTGGTAAAACAAGAACATGTATTGCCCTTGTGGATGCACTCATGCGTGCAGGCCATGCACAAAGGGTGTTATTTCTAGTGGACAGGATTGCTTTACGGCAGCAGGGGCTAGAAGCTTTCAACGAACACTTACCAAATGAACCCCGATGGCCAAAAGACGGCGAAAAGCTCATTGCAAAAGATCGTCGTATCTATATTTCAACTTACCCCACGATGCTCAATATTATCAGGGAAGAGGAAAACACTCTTTCACCTCACTTCTTTGATCTAATTGTAATTGATGAAAGCCACCGCTCCATATATAATACCTATGGAGAAGTACTTGACTATTTCAAAGCGATTAGCCTCGGACTAACCGCAACGCCGACAGATATCATAGATCACAATACTTTCAAGCTTTTTAATTGCGAAAATGGTCTTCCAACGTTTGCTTACACATATGAAGAAGCGGTGAATAATATACCGCCTTACTTGTGCAATTTTCAGGTAATGAAAATACATACCAAGTTTCAGGATGAGGGCATTAGCAAGCGAACAATCTCTCTGGAAGATCAAAAAAGATTAATTCTTGAAGGAAAAGAGATAGAAGAGATTAATTTTGAAGGCTCCGAACTGGAAAGAACTGTTATCAATAAGGGGACAAATGCGCTCATTGTCAAAGAGTTCATGGAAGAGTCGATTAAAGATACAAATGGTGTATTACCTGGGAAGACGATATTCTTTTGTTTTTCTAAGTCTCATGCCCGGCGGATTGAACAAATATTTGATTCTTTGTACCCTGAATACAACGGTGAACTGGCTAAGGTGCTTATCTCAGAGGATTCAAGGGTCTATGGCAAGGGCGGACTTCTAGATCAGTTTAAAAACAACGATATGCCGCGTATTGCCCTTAGTGTTGATATGTTGGATACAGGTATTGATATTAGAGAACTAGTGAATCTTGTTTTCGCGAAGCCTGTCTATTCTTATACCAAGTTCTGGCAAATGATTGGCCGTGGTACGAGGCTTTTAGAACCACATAAAATAAAACCATGGTGCACGGTTAAAGATAAGTTCCTTATTTTGGATTGTTGGGATAACTTTGCATATTTTAAGCTCAATCCTAAAGGCAAGGAAGCAACAGTTCAAATTCCGCTCCCAGTGCGCTTTATCGGCATACGGCTTGATAAAATAGAAAAGGCAATTGACACGCATAATCACGCCATTGCCGAAAAAGAGATTAGTAAGCTTAGAAAACAGATTCAGGAACTCCCGCAAAACTCGGTGGTGATTCAAGAGTCAGCCACAGAATTGCAAAAACTTGAAGATGATAATTTCTGGACAAGATTGACTCATGATAAGATTGAATTTTTACGTGTTACCATAAAACCGCTTTTTAGAACGGTTTCCCAAACCGATTTTAAGGCCATGCGATTTCAGAAAGATTTGCTTGAAGCGTCCTTGGCGAAGTTGGCAGATAAAAAAGAAAAATTTGAAACCTTAAAGGATAATATTGTCGAGCTGATTGGTGAACTTCCCCTTTCAGTCAATATTGTTGCAAGAGAAGAGTCGATTATTAAGCTTGCTCAAACCAATCACTATTGGGCAAGGGCAACGGATGAAACGTTTGATGAACTTGCCGAAAAGTTATCTACATTAATGAAATATCGTGATGGTGATATTCAATCTTTAGGACCTGCTAAGTTTGACTTTACCGATTTACTGAAAACAAAAGAAATGGTAGAGTTTGGGCCGGAACATTCAGCGGTGAGTGTTTCTAAGTACCGTGAAATGGTAGAAAAGCTCATTACGGAACTTACAGAACGAAACCCGATTTTGCAGAAGATCAAAGAGGGCAAAGAGATTACCGAAGATGAGGCACAGGAACTTGCCGCCATGTTACACGACGAGCATCCTCATATTACGGAGGATTTACTTAAAAATGTGTATAAAAATCGAAAAGCAAAGTTCATTCAGTTCATTAGGCATATCTTGGGCCTAGAAGTATTGGAAAGCTTCCCGGAAACAGTCACTAGAGCATTTGAACAATTTATTCTTAGCCATACCAATCTAAGTTCCCGGCAATTGGATTTTTTGAATCTATTGAAAGAATTTATAATGGAAAAAGAGACTGTGCAAAAGCGCGATTTGATAGAATCACCTTTTACAGTATTGCACCCACAAGGAATCCGTGGCTTGTTTACCCCTGCAGAAATTAACGAAATCTTAGAATTAACAAAAAAGGTGGCAGCATAA
- a CDS encoding transposase — protein sequence MARQARGLSATGFYHIVFRGINRQHLFEDEIDFLYFLESLRRLKTETAFELHAYCLMSNHVHLLIKESKMGDISLVMKRLLTKYAMYFNRKYERNGALIASRYKSQPVEVDEYFIPLIRYIHQNPIKAGIVGTLEEYRFSSYRDYVHGGTLTDTDFSLGLLGKDEWLRLHQVSANDHFDVSGKINPSEEEIRRKILRCTEGSEPHEIAAWSKAERDTLLRQLKEKEGLSIRQIERATGISRGVIARS from the coding sequence ATGGCCAGACAAGCGAGGGGACTAAGCGCTACAGGTTTTTATCATATAGTCTTTCGTGGCATAAATCGGCAGCATTTATTTGAGGACGAAATCGATTTTTTATATTTTCTCGAAAGTTTGCGACGATTAAAGACGGAGACGGCATTTGAGTTACATGCATATTGTTTAATGAGCAATCATGTTCATTTATTGATCAAGGAAAGTAAAATGGGTGATATTTCTCTAGTCATGAAACGGCTCTTAACAAAATATGCAATGTATTTTAATCGAAAATATGAAAGAAATGGTGCATTAATTGCCAGTCGATATAAAAGCCAACCAGTTGAAGTCGACGAATACTTTATTCCATTAATACGTTATATACACCAAAACCCTATCAAGGCAGGAATAGTCGGAACGTTGGAGGAATATAGATTTAGCAGTTATCGGGACTATGTGCATGGTGGGACATTGACAGATACAGATTTTTCTTTGGGACTGTTAGGCAAAGATGAATGGCTGCGATTACACCAAGTTAGCGCAAATGACCATTTTGATGTGTCAGGAAAGATCAATCCATCTGAAGAAGAAATTCGTCGCAAAATATTACGATGTACAGAAGGAAGCGAACCCCATGAAATCGCAGCTTGGTCTAAAGCAGAGCGTGATACTTTACTTAGGCAATTAAAAGAAAAAGAAGGATTATCTATTCGTCAAATTGAGCGAGCCACCGGAATATCTCGTGGTGTGATAGCAAGAAGTTGA
- a CDS encoding HAD hydrolase-like protein, producing MFGKNEDIKRFLKTHKLKESEVIYVGDEARDIIAGKKSGVN from the coding sequence ATGTTTGGCAAGAATGAGGATATTAAAAGATTTCTAAAAACTCACAAACTGAAAGAGTCCGAAGTGATTTATGTTGGAGATGAAGCTAGAGACATCATTGCGGGCAAAAAAAGTGGTGTTAACTAA
- a CDS encoding HAD hydrolase-like protein, producing the protein MDIYKRYKHSRKNLSLFDGIKELLEELSSCGFQLAIVSTNSEQNIRECLQHNQIFVQTICLARMRILKDF; encoded by the coding sequence TTGGATATTTATAAACGATATAAGCACTCCAGAAAGAACCTTAGTTTGTTTGATGGTATTAAGGAATTGTTGGAGGAATTGAGCAGCTGCGGCTTTCAGCTCGCAATTGTCTCAACCAACTCGGAGCAGAATATAAGAGAATGTCTTCAACATAATCAGATATTTGTTCAAACAATATGTTTGGCAAGAATGAGGATATTAAAAGATTTCTAA
- a CDS encoding LysR substrate-binding domain-containing protein — MKQCIKNGLGVSLLPKIVVEEEIKRGEIISLAWKGQDIPIQAQVLFHRDKWLSPPLAALERLILAKIGEKKDR; from the coding sequence ATTAAGCAGTGTATAAAAAACGGCCTAGGCGTATCCCTTCTACCTAAAATTGTTGTAGAAGAAGAAATAAAACGTGGTGAAATCATTAGCCTTGCTTGGAAGGGGCAGGACATTCCAATTCAAGCTCAGGTGCTTTTTCATCGTGACAAGTGGTTATCACCTCCTTTAGCAGCTCTGGAAAGATTAATATTGGCTAAAATCGGAGAGAAAAAGGATAGATAG